TTACAGCTGCCAGCATGTGCCCTGGCCTGGGGGCTGGCCTACGTGGAGCAGTAGAGCACAGGCACTGTCCTGAAGGCTGCCTTCCTTCCTCCAGCCAGCACtcccctgggggctgggggctcgTCACTGTCCAGTCTTCTGTATTCTTAAGAGAATCCAGGACTCTGGCTTTCTCTGAGTGTTAGTGAagccaccttgtgggccagatcAGCCTGGAGGGCAGGCCTAATCCGTGCCCAGTGTTCTGGATCACCATCTTGGTCTTGATGGTGTTGCTCTTGCTTCCCCTCTGGAGTCAGGCTGGTAATTACAGGGAGCCCCTGGAGGGGCCATAAGCGGGGCCTGGGGAGGTGGGGTAAGAAAGAGCACAGGCTTTGGAGTTGGGCCTCTCTGGGCTCTTCCAGGTTCTTTGGGCAGACGACTTGCTTCCCTCAGTCTCCGCCTCCTTGCCTGTTCAAGGGGACTGCAGagccctgagttgcttaggtcttgAGAAGATTCTGGAGATGGTGCTTGTTAAAGGGCTGGGCCCGGCACACAGGAGGCTCATGGCAGATTTCCAGTAAGCCTTAGAAATGCCAGAAGTTACAGATTCCAGTATTAAAGATtgaggagggaaaagggaagttgAAGGGGAAAATGGGAAGTGGAGAGGAGACCAAagcagagcagagctggggtCACTTGGCTGCACTGGGATGCCAGTCACACTGTGGAAACCATGTTCCTCAGAGAGGGGGCATCCTCTCTGGGACAGGTGCTCCTCGTGGTCCCTGAGATACCACACTTGACATATCTCTCTCTAATTGAGCCAGCCTGTGCTGCTTAGTGGCCCTGGACTGGCAACATTAGCCTCAGAGCTTGGTAGAAGGTGGGTCCCAGGTGTTTCTTCCACAAGTTAAGAAGCACcaccctgcccccccaccccagtcGCTTTTACGGGAAGTGATTCAGAGTATGGGGATGTGGGGAGTGTGGGAGGATGGGGAATGTGGGAGGATGCTGCTTTATCTCCCACCTCCATCCTCCCTGGGGGATATGGGTGTTGTGTGGCAGCTGCCAGGTCCTAGGTTAGTGTCCCTGGCCATGGTGTCTGCCATCTGtcctcttctctttctaggaATGTCTGACTTCCAGTACTTGGCCATACACACGGAAGCCAGCGGTAGGCACATGTCGATGTATGACAAAGTGCTCCTGCTCAGGCCCGAGAAGGAGGTGTTCTTCCACCAAGAGCTGCCGCTCTACATCCCCCCACCCATCTTCTCCCGCCTGGACACCCCAGTGGACTACTTCTATCGACCTGAGACGCAGCACCGGTAAGAACCCTGCCCCACTGCAGGGTTGGGGTCAGAGAGCCCTGCGGTCAGAGGGCCTGGGTCCAAGGACTCATGACAGGAGGCCTCAGGCATGCCTCTCAGCCTCAGATTCCCACTGACAATAATAGCTCTTCGGTtaaattcctttcttcctttgtttctttctttttttttttttctcagtagtgGGGATGGcactcagggcctcatgcgtgttaggcaagtgctctgccactgagctacatccatagtctttattttatgttgggatagggtctcactaacttgcccaggctgaccttgaatttgtgatcctccttcctcagcctccccagttgctgggattttgaGTGTGGCCACCATTCCAGGAGttggattaaattttaaaagcacattttattAGTATAGTGTCGAATATAGCATGAGCCTGGTGGGTCCCAGGCTGGCTCATTCCTAAGGACCACTACAGTACAGAGAACTTGTCTGTGGGACTTGAGGGTTCCCGCTGAGAAATGTTCTCTGGGGTTCTGGCCCCTGATCATAGCTGACTAGCCACTCTCTGGACCTTGGGGTCAACAGCAGCAACACTACCTGTGAACCCCAACTCTGACCCCTGTCCTTTCCacctcctctgccttccctgtGGCCTTGGCCCTTTCCATCCCAGGCAGACTTCACAGCCATCCTTGTGATCaatcctgcctctgtcttctccCTTTGCCAGGCTCATCTGCAGGACTTTGGCCCCATTCACCCTTGCTATTGGCCACCTTAGGTCTGCCCCTGCAGCTAGAGGTTGCTTCTGAGTCTGCCCAGCCCAACCGTCTCCTCTGCCATCCCAAGCTGGCTGTGCCTCTGCTGGACATGGCTCACTATGCACTTGGCTGTGGTCTTTGTCCTGTCTGTGTGAGCTCCTGAGCACAGGCTCTGGGTGGGCTTCTGCATCGAGGGGAGCCCAGGTGGGATGTCTCCCAGCCCTCCCCCATATGCACATCCCTACGTGATGAACCACAACAACTCAAACGCAGTGAACTCTTTACTTGAGATGGTCTTGACATAATTAGAGATGGGGCATTGTTGGAAAGGCAGGCCTGGGCATTATCAAAGGCTAGTTTTTCCCTAGAGGCCAGCCACACATTGAATGAAGAAGTAGGATTTGCTTTGTAGAAAATCCAGAGCTGAATagagtaggaaaaaaacaaagaacatgaGTTTGAGACCACCTGCTTGAGATTGGTGACACTCGCCTACTGTGCTGCTTTCCCTGGCATCCCCAGGGTGCTGGGCTGTGTGACTCACCAGGGCTCTATCACTCCGTTTTGCCAATGAGAAAGCTGAGACCCAGGGTCCCCAGGCTGTGTGGGAAGCACCTAGTCCTGGTCTTGCCCATCCCTCAGGCCTTGCTTGGGGCTCAGTGCCATGCTGACCTTAtttttgtgtacttttttttttttttggtactggggattgctcaggggcattcagccacttttgctgagactggctttgaactcatgatcttttGCTCCTGGCAAAAAAGTTTCTCCTCTTAGTGTGAGTTCCCAAAGGAACAGTTTGGCCTGCTTCATTCTTTGCTGTGACATTGATGGCTACACAGAGCTGGTCCTGAGTGAGGTGCTCTGAGAGTATCTGGGCCTCACTAGGAAGCATTGGGGGCAAGATTGGCACCAGCAGAAATGCAAAGGAGAAGCGCATGTGCAATGTGGCCCACAGGCGGCAACATATGCCATCTACGCAGCTTTCGGAGAGCCAACTGCCAGTACCAAGTGGCACATGTCCGGGTACCTCCTTGGGAACAGGGCAGGCACTAGAACACATTCTGAGGCATCAGAATAAATTGTGGTGTATAATAGAAGCCTAGAAAATAGGAAAGTCTGCAAGGTGGGCCCAGAATGGTCATCTCCAGAGGGCGGAGGACGGGAGCATCCCCTTTCCTAATTAAACATTTCCTTCAACAAGTCCTGAGCAGGTGCTTACTGTGGACCCCCTGCGACCCCGTGGGGTGAGGCTCTGTTTTGAGTGGGGACTGTGGAGCATGAGCAAATGGATGGGGACTTCAAGGAGATAACTGGTGGCTGGGAGGGTGGGAGGGCTGAGGGCTCAAGAGGAGCTGGTGTTGGAAACCAAAGTCTGAGTGACAGAGCCAGGCAGGTGAAGATCTGGGAGAACATTCCAGACCAGGGATTTGGCACATGCAAAGGAAGGACCGAGAGCTGGTATCCGAGGGCCAAGGGCTTGTGAGGTGTGGCCTAGACTCTGGCAGTGGCTTTGATCATAACCTCAGAGGGGCATTATTCtctgccaggcacggtggcacatgctgGTCGtctcagaggcaggaggattacttgagtccaggagttcgtggcagcctgggcaacataccAAGACCCCATCTTGAAAGCAAGAGAGggcaggaggatgggagggagggaaggagggaaggagggagacagagtttaaaaaatatggtCGGAAGTTAGAATAGAAATGTCTAGGTCATTGGGAGCGATTCCTACTGCCCTCATTCCCTCGCTACCTGTGCCCATCCTCGCCCGGTGGCCCAGCTACCTGAAGAAACCACTTTGTGCCCCTCTACACACCTGCACCAGAGTCCTGCACCATGCGGATTTCAGGGTTCTCCTGCTGTGGCGCCCGTGTAGGGCCTCCTTCAGCTTCCTCAGTTGTCTCTAAAGCTACTCAGGAGCCAGAGGAGGGCTGTACACATTGCTTTTGATTGATATCTCCCAAGTCTATTTACTCTGTCAATCCCCTGTCCCCTTCCAACTATTTTTCTGATtgtgacagggaaaaaaaaaattgcagaaacaTACAACCAGAAAGAATCAGGTGGCACCAGCTCCCTGCTGAAACCTTGTGCAGAATAATGCATCAGGagccccccagccccccccccacgcGGGATTTCAGTGGGGAGCTGGTGACACAATTTAAAGTAACATTTCTGAAATGTTGTGGTTCCGCTCCCCTACAAgcaatttactcttttttttaattaattttttttagttgggtTGGACacagtcctttattttatttatttatttttatgtggtgttgaggatcgaacccagggcctcgcccatgctaggtgagcattctaccgctgagccccagccccataaagtcagaaacaaacaaatatataaaagaaggAAGTGGATCACTTCTGTGCCATGTCTGCAGGCACTGGGAGCAGCCCAAGTCCCTGTCCTGCCCCAGAAGGCAGCTGTTTCCAAGCCTCAGGGGTGGACTGAGGTGGGGGGTAGTACCCCTGGGCCGAGTTCCCTCCCTTGGGATTTATTGGTTTTCCACAGATGGAAAGAACCTGTTTTTTTTCCCAGGCTGCTATCGATCGTTCTGCGCTGTTGCCTTCCTGGGTGCACTGGGCTGGCTGCTGCCTCACGGTCCCTCCCTGAGTGTGGGGAGGCTGCCAGCCTGAGGGACCCTCCATCTCAAGGGTGTTGAGCCCCTCTCGCTCCTCTCTGGAGCCTTCCAGGCTAGTCCTGCTGATTTTGCAGACAACAACCTGTGACCCCTAACTCAGTTAGAATCATGGTGACATATGGCTCCAGCTGGAAGCCACCATAGGAGGCAGGAGGTGGGCAGCAGAGGGAGCAATGGGCCCTCTCTGTCTGGCCAGGCCTAAGTGCTTCTCCTTCAACCTCTGTGCCCCAGGGAAGGCTACAACAACCCACCACTCTCAGGTGAGAACCTGATCGGCCTGAGCAGAGCCCGGCGCCCCCACAATGCCATCTTTGTCAACTTCGAGGACACAGAGGTGCCTGTGCAGCCACTGGAGGCTGCTGCGCAGACATGGAAGAAGAACTGCACCAACCCCGCAGACCGGGAGGTGGAGGAGGCGCTGAGGAAGGTAGGCTGTGCCCTACCAGCCCACGGGCCCCTTGCCCTGACCCCGTTTACCCAGCTGCTCCCGTCCCCTAGCACTGTGGCTTGGCTGTGCTACCCAGTAGTACACGGGAGCTTTTCACCACCAGACGTAGCATTTGAAAGCCTGCCCCACAAGTTCTGCAGTCCTGAGGCAGGAAGTTCTGAGGGTGCTCGAGTGGCCCCTGGGGTAGCCGGGAGGGCGTGGTGCTAGAATGAGACCCACGTGGAGCTGGCGTCATGGCCTTCCTGCAGCCCTGGACCCGTTGCAGCCACATGCCCATGATGCCTCTGCCCCGGGTGGAGCCACTGCACCTGTCCTCTGGCTGTGGTGCTGTGGGGACAGGGTCCTCCCGACCAGCCTGCTTCCCTGGTTAAGCTGAAGTCACCCTGTCCCTGAGCACTGCTGAGAGACGGTCGGCCCCTCTGCGTTTCCAGCTGTCCTCTTCCAACTATTTTTCTGATTGTGACAGTAAACTGTgcttgttaggaaaaaaaaaattgcagaaacaTACAACCAGAAAGAATCAGGTGGCACCAGCTCCTTGTCTTTGTGGTGTCACAGCCCAGGCACCCACCCTCCGGGTTGGGACTGTGTGGAGTCCTGGGGCTCCAGCACACCGCCTCACAGGCCTGCAGCTGCTGCAGTGTGAGCTGTATGAGGACAGGGACCATGTCCTGTGGCCGTTCCAGGATCCCAGGCCCCATGGTTGgacctggcatgtgcaaggctccAATCTGTGCCTCAGAgagggaggggtggaggagggaaggggtgACTGAGCAGCAGGTGGGTGAGTGCCTGTGTGCTATGGCCTGCTCCCATGGCTGCCCACTGGAAGGGcctgctggggctgggcaggagggtGGGGGCCACTGGTACTTACCACAGGCTCTGCCCTTGATCCTCCCCAGCTATTTGACATCCGTCCCATCTGGTCACGAAATGCTGTCAAGGCCAACATCAGTGTCCACCCTGACAAGCTCAAGGTCTTGCTTCCCTTCGTGGCTTACTACATGGTAAGTGTCAGCTAGCCCAACACCTCCCCTGGTTCCCACCAGTGTGATCCTGGATCCCTGACACGATGTCTTAGAGCCACAGCAGagcaggagaccctgtctcctgGCACCCTTCCCCCTGTCCTGCACCCCAGATGGCTTGTCAAAGCCACTAGAGAGGTTTCCAGCTGCCCATGTCCATGACGCACTCACAATCCCTAGTAACGTTTGGCCTATCTGGAGGATTCAGGGTGAAGTAACTCCTTGGCTCGTGGGTGAAGGTTGTGTGCTGTAGAACCAGATAGTGAGAGCTCTCAGGGACCAGGCGCTGTGTGAGACTGGGGGCCCATCACGTTCTTTATCATCCCTAGGGAAAAgcccaggctcagagaggtgatgTGACACATCAAGGTTCTGCAAGGCCACCTGGGGCCTCAGCCATCTAGCCACAGGTCCTGGACCCCAACTACAGTGCCACCCGCTTCAGCTCCTTACACCGGAGTGGGGCAGATTCGTCCCAGGAGGGGGATGGAGACGGGGTGGCATTACTGAGGTTTCCAAAGGTGCCAGAGGAAAGGGATCTTATCTGCCAAGGGTCCCATGTATGGGGGAGCTGCATACAATGCATACAATGTGACCAGGACTTTGGTGAGAGCAAAAGGAAAGCCAGTTCTCTTGTTCTGTTGGACTCCAGACCCTGGAGAATCACCATCTGTCACTTAGCATTGGTGTCTTAGCATTAAGTCCTTCAGGGGTACCACCCAGATAGAAGATGGCCTGTGCATCTGAACAGTGCTAGCACTTGGCCCTGTGCCAGCCCTTGTTAGGGGCTCCTGGTCTCAGGTGACTCCCAGAACCTGGAGGAAGATGCTCTGTGACCTCCATTGGTGGGCAGCCTGAGGCTTTGGAGGCAGGGTGCCTGTCAAGGTGGCTGAGCCCACGTATGCAGAGCAGGGTGGGCGTTCAGAGTCCTGTCCCCAGCTCTCAGGGTCTGCTGCCTCAGCACAGGGTTTGGTTCCTGCCCTGACACAAGGGCCCTGGGTTTTGGCCCACCTAATACTTGCCTTTTCTGTCTCCAGATAACGGGGCCCTGGAGGAGCCTGTGGATTAGATTTGGATATGACCCCCGAAAACACCCAGAGGCCAAGATTTACCAAGTCCTCGACTTCCGACTCCGCTGTGGGATGAAGTATGGTGAGCTGTGAAGAGCTCTGCTCCCCGTCCCCTCTGCCGCCTTCTGTCCTGAGCCTTCTCTTTTGGTAGAGAGtctgtgggtcacagtagcagaAACAAAGGTCCTAGCCTGTCCTTATGCACTGCTGACCCTCATCTCTGAGCCACAGTCCCTAGTTTGCAGTTCCACAGTAACCTGTGGTTATGTGACATGAGGCCTGCCCTGCTAAGTGTCTAACTCAGGACCACAGCAGGACAACACGGGTGTCAGTGCCCATTCCCCTATGGTGTGGTGGCCTGAGTCTGCTTTCACAGGAGCTAGCCTGTGAATCCTAAGGCCCTAGCTGCCATCCGGGGGGCCTGGCACCTCCCACATGCCCACCCTCATCTGCAGGATATGGCTCCGGTGACATGCCTGTCAAAGCAAAGCGCAGCACCTACAACTACAGCCTTCCCATCACTGTCAAGAAGACACGTAAGTGCCTAGGCCCATGCGTGCAGCCAGCAGGAGGGACACTGGGGTGGTGGGCACCGGGGTGGCAGGATGGGGCTCACTCTGGGTTACTACTGGCCCTTCTCCTGGTGGCACAGGAGGGTGTGCTGGATGGTCTTCGCAGTCTCCGCCCGTTTGCCTCAGCCCTGTCCTTGCCCTGTGCAGCCACCCAGCTTGTCACCATGCATGACCTGAAGCAAGGCCTGGGCCCGTCAGGGATAGCCGGCCCCCGGAAATTGGCCTCCAACAAGTACAAACTCAAGGTGGGTGTCCCGGAGCCCAAGGAGGGCAGCCCACTGGCTGGGGTAGAGGCTGTGGGCAGGGCTGGCATTGTGGGGGGCACTGGGAATGGCTTGGTTGAGGTGGtcctctgcctgcctgccttgggACCTTCCAGAAACTGAGAGTGAGAACTCAGGGTATGAACCCCCCAGGGCCATGGGGATTGAGGGCCCCTTGGCAGAGAGGTGTTGATCCAGCAGCTGTGTGTGGCTGCCCCTCGTGAGCCTGGGCCCCACAGAGGCCTGTAGCTGCCACCTGGGTGGTGGGCATCGGGCACACACGTGCTACAGAGCCAAACCAGAGCTCTGGGGCCCAGTGGAGGCTggctgggagctgggaggggccAGCCCACAGGTGCACACCGTCACTGGTGTCATCCAGCAGCCCTCGGCACTTCCTAAGCCTTCCACCCCCGGGCTGTGGTGCTCGCCGTGGTCCTAGGGAGGCCAGCAGGTGCCCCACCCTGAAGGCCTGCCTGGGGGAGGCTAAGTGTGAGGCCAGCAGGGGCAGCACGCAGGCCCCTGTGCCCGGCCTGCTGGGTGTTCCAGACCTTAGCACTCTGCTGGGTGAGGGTGGCTGTGCCAGCCTGAGGGAGCCTCCTTCCTCTCAAGAACTCAGGCAGTTGTCCCTGTCTCTAAAACCCATGAAGCCCTGCCTTCCTCCTGAGACATCAGGGCAGCATGCAGGGGACATAGAGTGACCAGCAAGCAGCAGTCGATGAGGAGTGGATGGCCAGGTCCTGAAGGAAGGCACAGAGGGCAGAGGCTAGCACGGGCTGCTGCCAGCCCCGTGCTGTAAGCTGGCAGCTTCTCCTCACCGCTCTCCCAGAACCCCCAGGGAGTCAGCTGGCTCTGTCATATCTgctccccagctctgcctgtTTGTCCCCTGGTCCTGGTGACCATCCTCTTGGAGAGACCCAGGTCCTGCAGCCTGGGCCTTTCCCACTGCCTGCCCAGGCTCTGGCTAGCTGCcgttctctccctctccccaggaCTCAGTCTACATTTTCCGGGAGGGGGCCCTGCCGCCCTATCGACAGATGTTCTACCAGCTGTGTGATTTGAACGTGGAGGAGTATGTACACAGGGGCCTGTGGGACTCTGGGCAGTGTGGGGACGTCCCTGGGGACCAGCGTCTCTGCAGCCCTTCCACTGGGTGCTGGCACGGAACTCTCAGCAAGAAGACCCGCACTCTAGTGGGTGTTGCTGAGGGCCCTGCCTCAGGCCCCAGCTGTGCCAGCCTTGACCGTGCCTGGTACCAGGGCTGGGCACGGGGTACCCTTGCCCTGCAGCCCCACCATTGCCCACCTGAGGTCCATGACACAGTTCCTAACTCCACAGCCAGTCAGAATTCCAGGAACCTTTGGTCCACTTGTGCTAAGTGATGTCCAAAAAGTCTGAGGAGTGGGGCACTGGGATAAAGGTGACGGGGCAGCAGGGGAAAACGGCTTCTAATCTGAAAAAACAGACTCCTGTCAGAAAAGTGTGTGTGGCACACACCCAGCTCACGTGCAGCTGGGGCCAGGGTCTCGCAGGTTAGGACCTGGCTGGGAGCATGTGGCCCCTCCACCTCACTGCCTGGCCACTCTGCAGACCACACCGAGGGCTGTTTCTCAGCACAGTGCCACCTCTGCCAAGATCATCCCCAGCACCCTGAGAGAAACCCTGCCAAGACTGCCCCCTGCATCCTGAGAGAGACCCTGCCAGTTTCCCACACCTCTTCCTGCCCACAGGTTGCAGAAGATCATTCACCGCAATGACGGGGCAGAGGACTTGTGCACAGAGCGGGATGGGTGGTGCCTCCCCAAGACTAGCGATGACCTGAGGGACACCATGTCCATCATGATTCGGCAGACCATCCGCTCCAAGAGGCCTGGTAAGAGCATGGGGTGAAGGGAGGCCATCTGGGAGGGAGGCCTGGAGAACCAGGACCTAGTCCAGGTGCCAGTGTCCCAACTGAGGTTGCCTGGGTGGAAGTcatggccctgggccctgggccctgggtccAAGGCAGAAGCAGGCAGGGATGGGGCTCCAATCCAAGACCTCTG
This portion of the Ictidomys tridecemlineatus isolate mIctTri1 chromosome 4, mIctTri1.hap1, whole genome shotgun sequence genome encodes:
- the Gtf3c5 gene encoding general transcription factor 3C polypeptide 5; amino-acid sequence: MAAEKTDAGPRAAVPVDLRRERRLVCVEYPGVVRDVAKMLPTLGGEEGVSRIYTDPTKRLELYFRPKDPYCHPVCANRFSTSSLLLRIRKRTRRQRGVPAEAYSKVEFDMEILGVVSTIYKFQGMSDFQYLAIHTEASGRHMSMYDKVLLLRPEKEVFFHQELPLYIPPPIFSRLDTPVDYFYRPETQHREGYNNPPLSGENLIGLSRARRPHNAIFVNFEDTEVPVQPLEAAAQTWKKNCTNPADREVEEALRKLFDIRPIWSRNAVKANISVHPDKLKVLLPFVAYYMITGPWRSLWIRFGYDPRKHPEAKIYQVLDFRLRCGMKYGYGSGDMPVKAKRSTYNYSLPITVKKTPTQLVTMHDLKQGLGPSGIAGPRKLASNKYKLKDSVYIFREGALPPYRQMFYQLCDLNVEELQKIIHRNDGAEDLCTERDGWCLPKTSDDLRDTMSIMIRQTIRSKRPALFSSPAKADCAKGQLMFESGEDEEEEEEEEEEEEDFKPSDGSENEMETEILDYV